Genomic DNA from Atribacterota bacterium:
GCTGTACATGAAACAACCTGGAACGATACACTTTTATCCCACGGAAAACCCACTCCACCTTTTGGGGATGTTTTTTTTCGTCTTGCTTTATTGGCGATTCCAAAAAACAGCCCCATCTCCAGGGACAAATGTAGGGTTTCCCCTTACCATCTTAGGTTTCTGGAGTCTTTTTCTGGAGAGAATGAAACCTTTGAGGGTTTTGCCCTCAGGAACGTCGTTGCATCTTCTTTTTTTGACCGTTGGGGCAGTTATTTTGATGTTTTCGATGTTCAGATACTTCCGTGAGGAAGAACGTCTCCAGGAGGAATTCCAGTATACTAAAAACTTACTTATCTTCATCCTGCAGTACATTCCCGACCATGTGTACATCAAAGACCGGCAGAGTCGATTTGTGGATGCCAGCATGTCGCTGGTGCGTCATTTTGGCCTTACCAGGAAAGAGGACCTTCTGGGGAAAACCGACTTCGATTTCTTTGCCAACCCCCATGCTGAGGAAGCTTTTTCCGATGAAAAGCGAATTATGGAAAGCGGCACACCCATTGTGGGAAAAGAAGAGGAAGAAATCTGGCCCGATGGGAGGAATAACTGGGTATTGACCAGTAAAATCCCCTGGAAGGATGCTACTGGAAAAGTAATTGGAATCGTTGGGATTTCCCGGGATATTACCCCCCTGATAACTCAGCGAAAAAAGCTTGAAGAAAACGAGCGCTTTCTTTCAGCAATTTTTGAAAGTATCCAGGACGGCTTGTGTGTTATTGACCGGGATATGACCATCGTTCAGGCTAATCGTTTCCTCGAGGAAATGTATCCCGAAGAACGTCCGTTAGCGGGAAAAAAATGTTATCACCTTTTTCACTGGGGAGAACATCCCTGCGAAAACTGCCCTACCCTTAAGGCGTTTGCCACAGGGGCAAGCGCTACGCAGGTCAGACCTTATGTACGAAAAGGAGAGCAGGTTGGGTGGCTTGAAATTATCTCTTACCCCATCCAAGATGAATATGGTACCGTTCAAGGAGTGATCGAACAGGTTCGGAATATCACCAAGCGCATTCAGGATGAAGAGGAGCTAAAAGCTCGCGAAGAAAACTTTCGTCTTTTGGCTGAATCGAATCCCTCTGCTATTTTCATCTATCAGGACAATCGCTTTGTTTACGTCAATCCCGAAGCTGAACGACTGACCGGGTATTCCAGAGAGGAACTCATTGGTATGCCGGTAGCCAATTTGATACATCCTGATTTTGTGTCCTTAGCTCTTGAACGCGCCGAGCGGCGGCAGAAAAACCTTCCGGTGGAAAAACAGTATGAACTCAAAATCGTCACCAAAGATGGAAAAGAGCGGTGGTTATTCCTTTCAGCAGAGACCATCTTCTATCGGGGACGGTGGGCGGGTTTAGTTTCCGCTATGGATATCACCGAGAAAAAGAGTACCGAACGGAAAAACCTCCACCTTAAGATGGTACTTGAACGCATTCGTAACGTTAATCAGCTTCTTTCCCGAGCGAAAGAACCAGCAGCGTTACTGGAAAAAGTCTGTCAGGAAATGGTTGAAGATGAAACCTATTTTTCTTCGTTGATTTACCTTGTGAATCGGGAAAACCCTCACTTTTTCCATGCGGGCATTGAGCAAGACAAGCTTGCAGAATGGATGGAATTCCTGAAACAGTACGATTTCTCTGCAGTCTACCAATCTGTCGTGTCGCTTCGTTTGCTTCCTCCTGAACAGGTACTGCTTGTCACCCCCATTCGGTATCAAGAACGTATTCTGGGGATAATAGCTGTGGCGATGCCCGCCGAGTTTGCCGAAAATCAGGAAGAACAGGCGCTCCTCGTGGAGCTGAGTGACGATCTGGCTTTTGGGATGTATAATCTGGAACTTCAAAAAGTCCAGAAAACCATGCAAAAAACCTGGAAGAGAGCGAAAGACGATTTCGAAATCTCCTGGAAAACCTCCCCTTGGGAGTGACAATCTTTCAGAATGGGCAATTCACCTATACCAATCCGTTTGCCGACCTTTTGATGGAACATTTTGCCGATTCTCTTCGAAACTTCCTGGAGAAAAAATTAGACTCACTGACGAGCGATTCAATCTCGAAACGTTTTGCCATCGAGGACGAAGTCCTCATGCAAGGTCAGGATGGGGAAGAACGGTGGTTTTTTATCCGTGGCCGACCTATGCACCAAAAAATCGAAAAAGGGCTGATTCTATTTCTTCTGGATGTCACTGACAAGAAAAAGAGCGAAGCGGTGATGGAACACCTGGCTTCGTACGATTCCTTAACTGGCCTTTACAATCGCGGTTTCTTTGAAGAGATTCTCCGAAAAACCGACCAGGTGGAAAACCTTCCCATTAGTGTCATCATGGGCGATTTGAATGGTCTAAAGTTAGTCAACGACGCCTTCGGACACGAAGAAGGAGACCGCTTGCTTCGCCAGGCAGCGTCTTTGCTCCGCCAGGCTACTCCTCCGGAAAGTGTGGTTGCCCGTTTTGGGGGCGATGAGTTTGTGGTGCTTTTAACCCAGACCGACCACCAAAAAACCCAGGAAATCGTGGAACAGATTTATTATAGCTTCTCTCGGCAGTCCATTGGACCCATCCCGGTGAGTATTTCCCTGGGTTTTGGTACAAAAAGTACCACATCTCAAAGTATCACCGACATTGTACGCATTGCCGAAAACTGGATGTACCAGCGTAAACTCAACGATGGCCTTAGCTTTCGGGTGAAAACCTTCCATTTTCTGCAGAAAACCCTCCGAGACGTGGCCTATGAAGTGGAAGAACATTCCCAGCGAATTAAAAAGTGGGCTTTGCGGATGGCCGAAGTCCTTAACCTCCCTCAAGGGGAAAAAGACAATCTGTCGTTTCTTGCCGATTTTCATGACGTAGGGAAAATCGCCATTCCGCAAAATATCCTCCAGAAACCAGGTCCTTTAAGCGATGAAGAATGGGAAATCGTGCATCGACATCCAGAAACTGGGTTCCGCATCGCCCAGGCTATCCCGGAACTGGCCCCCCTTGCTCCGCTTATCCTTGCCCACCACGAGTGGTACAACGGACAAGGATATCCTCGAAGACTGCAAGGTGAAGAAATCCCTCTTTTGAGCCGTATTATCGCCATATGCGATGCGTTTGATGTGATGGTCAGCGGCCGTCCCTACCGAAAAGCGCGCTCCATCGAAGAGGCTATTACTGAACTCAAGCGACACCGCGGTACCCAGTTTGATCCCCAGCTTGTCGATGTGTTCATTCAGATTCTCGACGCTTCAGACTTATGAAAGTCTCCTCCGGGTGGTGCGACGAAAGAGGGGGTGGATGCTACGACACACCGGTTCAGAAAAGAGCTGGTGAAAGAGATAAAAAGAGGGGAAATCTTTTTTGACCTTTTCCCGAAAAGAACGTTTCTCTTCCTTTTCGTTTCCGTTATTCATTTCTCTTTTCCTCTTCGCTTCCCAGCCGTTCCCTCATGCGGGTATCAGCCTGAAGATTTTGCAATGAATAGTAATCGAGGAAGCCGAGTTTCCCTTCTCGCAAAGCATGAGCCAGGGCTTTGGGGACTTCGGCTTCGGCTTCCACCACCTTAGCCCGCATCTCCTGGGTGTAGGCTTTCATTTCCTGTTCCCGAGCGATGGCCAGTGCCCTCCGCTCTTCGGCTTTTGCCTGCGCTACCCGTTTGTCCGCTTCAGCCTGATCAGTCTGCAGTCGCGCTCCGATATTCTCTCCCACGTCGATGTCGGCAATATCGATGGAGAGAATCTCAAAAGCCGTTCCAGCATCAAGACCCTTATCTAAAACGGTTTTAGAAATGGTATCCGGGTTTTCCAGAACCTCTTTGTGGGAAATCGACGAACCAATAGTGGTGACGATTCCTTCTCCCACCCGGGCAATGATGGTGGCTTCGGTAGCTCCACCAATCAGGCGATCAATATTGGTCCGCACCGTTACCCGGGCTTTCACTTTGAGCTCAATGCCATCTTTAGCCACTGCCGCCACTACCGGAGTTTCAATCACCTTGGGAAGGACACTCATCTGTACTGCTTCTAAAACATTTCTGCCGGCGAGGTCAATAGCGCAGGTCTTTTGAAAAGAAAGGGGAATTCCAGCTCGCTCAGCAGCAATCAGGGAAATCACCACCCGGTCGACGTTACCACCGGCAAGATAGTGAGCTTCCAGCGCCCCCACGCTCAAATCAAGACCAGCCTTGGTTGCCTTGATGAGAGGGAGAATGATGTTTGCTGGAGGAACCCGCCGTAGACGCATCCCAATAAGGGTCACGATACTCACTTTTACACCCGCCGCCAAAGCCGAAATCCACAATCCCAAAGGAACCAGGGAGAAGAATACAATCACCAAAAGAAGAATCACCACCGCTGGAACAAGGTATGCACTCAGTCCCATTTTTTAACCCTCCTTTATCGACCGAACGATAATTTTATTTCCCTGGATTTCATCTACCACCACTGTCTTCCCTGCCTCGATAAATTCACCCCGTGTGACCACATCAT
This window encodes:
- a CDS encoding PAS domain S-box protein codes for the protein MKPLRVLPSGTSLHLLFLTVGAVILMFSMFRYFREEERLQEEFQYTKNLLIFILQYIPDHVYIKDRQSRFVDASMSLVRHFGLTRKEDLLGKTDFDFFANPHAEEAFSDEKRIMESGTPIVGKEEEEIWPDGRNNWVLTSKIPWKDATGKVIGIVGISRDITPLITQRKKLEENERFLSAIFESIQDGLCVIDRDMTIVQANRFLEEMYPEERPLAGKKCYHLFHWGEHPCENCPTLKAFATGASATQVRPYVRKGEQVGWLEIISYPIQDEYGTVQGVIEQVRNITKRIQDEEELKAREENFRLLAESNPSAIFIYQDNRFVYVNPEAERLTGYSREELIGMPVANLIHPDFVSLALERAERRQKNLPVEKQYELKIVTKDGKERWLFLSAETIFYRGRWAGLVSAMDITEKKSTERKNLHLKMVLERIRNVNQLLSRAKEPAALLEKVCQEMVEDETYFSSLIYLVNRENPHFFHAGIEQDKLAEWMEFLKQYDFSAVYQSVVSLRLLPPEQVLLVTPIRYQERILGIIAVAMPAEFAENQEEQALLVELSDDLAFGMYNLELQKVQKTMQKTWKRAKDDFEISWKTSPWE
- a CDS encoding diguanylate cyclase, producing MTIFQNGQFTYTNPFADLLMEHFADSLRNFLEKKLDSLTSDSISKRFAIEDEVLMQGQDGEERWFFIRGRPMHQKIEKGLILFLLDVTDKKKSEAVMEHLASYDSLTGLYNRGFFEEILRKTDQVENLPISVIMGDLNGLKLVNDAFGHEEGDRLLRQAASLLRQATPPESVVARFGGDEFVVLLTQTDHQKTQEIVEQIYYSFSRQSIGPIPVSISLGFGTKSTTSQSITDIVRIAENWMYQRKLNDGLSFRVKTFHFLQKTLRDVAYEVEEHSQRIKKWALRMAEVLNLPQGEKDNLSFLADFHDVGKIAIPQNILQKPGPLSDEEWEIVHRHPETGFRIAQAIPELAPLAPLILAHHEWYNGQGYPRRLQGEEIPLLSRIIAICDAFDVMVSGRPYRKARSIEEAITELKRHRGTQFDPQLVDVFIQILDASDL
- the floA gene encoding flotillin-like protein FloA (flotillin-like protein involved in membrane lipid rafts), encoding MGLSAYLVPAVVILLLVIVFFSLVPLGLWISALAAGVKVSIVTLIGMRLRRVPPANIILPLIKATKAGLDLSVGALEAHYLAGGNVDRVVISLIAAERAGIPLSFQKTCAIDLAGRNVLEAVQMSVLPKVIETPVVAAVAKDGIELKVKARVTVRTNIDRLIGGATEATIIARVGEGIVTTIGSSISHKEVLENPDTISKTVLDKGLDAGTAFEILSIDIADIDVGENIGARLQTDQAEADKRVAQAKAEERRALAIAREQEMKAYTQEMRAKVVEAEAEVPKALAHALREGKLGFLDYYSLQNLQADTRMRERLGSEEEKRNE